AACAAGAGTTTAAAAATATTGAGATTGAAATTTCTATCTTAACTCCTGCACAAGCTATAGAATACAAAGACTTAGAAGATTTAAAACAAAAACTTATTCCAAATAAGCATGGTGTTATTTTAGAATTAGATGGGAAAAGAGCAACTTTTCTTCCACAGGTTTGGGAACAACTTCCTACTTTTGAAGCTTTTATATCTCAACTTTGTAAAAAAGCAGGACTTGACCCAAATAATCTACCAGGCTATCCAAAAATTCAAATCTATGAAGTTGAAAAAATAAAGAAGTCTTAACATGAATTATTATGAGAGCTCAAGAAAGTCTAAACTGAAATGTTTACTTTGCTCTTATTATTGTGATTTAAAAGATGGACAAATAGGTATTTGTGGAGTTAACAAACATATCGATGATAAGATTAAGTGTTTAGTTTATGGTCATATTAGTGCTTTTAATATTGACCCTATAGAAAAAAAGCCTCTATATCATTTTTTACCAAAATCAAAATCCTTATCTTTAGGAACAGTTGGGTGTAACTTTCATTGTAATTTCTGTCAAAACTATGGAATATCTCAAGAGAAGAAAATAGATAAATCAAAT
The DNA window shown above is from Halarcobacter mediterraneus and carries:
- the amrA gene encoding AmmeMemoRadiSam system protein A, whose protein sequence is MKIEDVLLKLAYDAINYEFDNTVLIDNSLKEQFSILNEQRATFVTLNLNNNLRGCMGSLIAHRTLFEDIIHNARAAAFSDFRFNRLSQQEFKNIEIEISILTPAQAIEYKDLEDLKQKLIPNKHGVILELDGKRATFLPQVWEQLPTFEAFISQLCKKAGLDPNNLPGYPKIQIYEVEKIKKS